DNA from Verrucomicrobiia bacterium:
CAATGGGGTCAGATCTGTAACATTGACACATTGCGGTGTATATGCAGTCTCAGCGCATGGCTCGGCCATTGCGGGTGAATCTTGCCGGATCCTGGAGTCACGTGGTGAGCCGGGGCAACGGCGGGGAGGTGCTGTTCCGTGACGACACGGACCGCAGACGCTTTCTGGGGCTGGTATCGGAACTTCCCGAGCGCTTCTCGCTGGAGGTGCATGCCTTCGTGCTGATGAACAACCACTACCACCTGCTGCTCCGGTGCCGGGAAGCAAATCTGAGCGAGGCGATCCGCTGGCTGCAGGTCAGCTATGCGGGACGATTCAACTGGGCCCATCGGCGGCGGGGCCATGTGTTTCAGGGGCGGTTCAAGTCGGTGCTCCTGCTGGAGGAAAGGGCCTTGGACGAGGTGGGGCGTTACGTCCACCTGAATCCGGTGCGCATCACCGGACTTGGGCTTTCCAAACGGGACCAGCACCGGGCTCGGGTGATCGGGTGTCCGGATCCGGGCCGGGAGCTGGTGTCCCGGCGCGTGACGGTGCTGCGGGAGTACGCCTGGAGTTCCTGGAGGATGTACGCCGGTCTGGAACCCGGCGCCAAGTGGCTGTGCCGGGACCGGTTGCAGGGCGGCTGTGGAGGGCGCAGTCTGCAGGAGCAGCGGCGTTCCCTGCGGGCGTACACCGAGGCGCCAATTCGACAGGGTGATCTGGACAGTCCCTGGGATCGGTTGGTTGGCGGCCTGGTGTTGGGTGAAGCGTTGGCGGCGCAGCGGATTTTGAGGGGATTGCGATCCAACCGGACGGAACAGACCCCGGTTCGGCAGCTGGCACGGTCGTCCCGGCCGGCCTGGAAGGATCTGGTGTCGGCGACGGAAGATCTGTTGGGACGCCGCTGGTTGGAGATCACGACCCGGCACGGAGACTGGGGCCGGAATGGCCTGATGGCGGTGGCGACGCGTCATCTGGGGT
Protein-coding regions in this window:
- a CDS encoding transposase yields the protein MARPLRVNLAGSWSHVVSRGNGGEVLFRDDTDRRRFLGLVSELPERFSLEVHAFVLMNNHYHLLLRCREANLSEAIRWLQVSYAGRFNWAHRRRGHVFQGRFKSVLLLEERALDEVGRYVHLNPVRITGLGLSKRDQHRARVIGCPDPGRELVSRRVTVLREYAWSSWRMYAGLEPGAKWLCRDRLQGGCGGRSLQEQRRSLRAYTEAPIRQGDLDSPWDRLVGGLVLGEALAAQRILRGLRSNRTEQTPVRQLARSSRPAWKDLVSATEDLLGRRWLEITTRHGDWGRNGLMAVATRHLGWRLVEVVREIPGLGYGAAAQGIRRFWMQLPQNPEKAEFRKGLLARMSTVKI